The following DNA comes from Methanorbis furvi.
TCGATAAGAAAAATCTCTCTTTTGAAAAAAATCAGGCACATTCAATCGTGTATGCCAAACAAATTGTTTTCTGCAAAATTATGGATATACAACCCTGTATTAGAAAAAAGAGATATGGAAATTATCTCTCCATCATCTCCGGCAAAACCGCATAAACCTCTCCCGTATCTCTGCGGGCTTCAGCGGAATATTCGGCGACGCAGAGTTTCCCGGACGCAGAGGGACATGCACAAACGAAACCCCGCGTTCCAAAGCATTCCGCAGCTCTTCAGATGATCCCACCCGCTCGACCGATTGTATCCCTGCTCCCAGAGCAAGGACACCCAAGTCCGCAGTCGCATACGCAGGACTGATCTGATTTCCGGTACTCCCGAACGCTCCGTTATCAAGAGCAACAATCGTCAGGTTCGATGTTCCGCACGCAGCAACCACCGGCAGAACCGCGGAACCGAGAAGGCTGCCGTCGCCGTCGATCACAATCACCCGTTTCTTCGGACAGGCAACCGCACAACCAAGACCGATCGCTGACGCCTGCATGTAGCTGCCCAGCATGTAGAAGTTACCGTCGCGATCCTTTGTCGCATATAATTCCTTGGACGGAACACCAATATTGGAAACAACAAGCGTGTCCTCATCTGCGAACTCTGCAATCACGCGGATGGCATCCAGCCGCAGCATCTGAGGGTCAGCGTAGCCTGATAGTGTTAGACTCTTCGCAGGAACAACACGCCTCGGGTACGAAATGGTCACCGACTCCTCAGGTTCCCAGCAGGACGGTTTGATCAGCGCAACAAACGGCGTTTGCATCTCATACGCTCCCTGGATCACCTCGCCGAGATTTTTCAGATCCTCAGCAGTTGAAAATATCCGGTACGGAATAGTATACACATCCAGCATTCTCGGGAGCGGTTCATTGAACGGAATCTGTGCACAGATTGCCTCGCAGTAGACCCCCCGCCAGCTTGCAAGAATGGGCAACGGCAGATCGTACGTGCGCGAGAGCGACATCAGCGCATTCATCATATTGCCAAGTCCGGAGCTCTGAATCGACATTATTGGCTTTCTTCCACCAAGATATGCTCCTGCACAAATGCCGACGCCATCCTCTTCGCGGGCAAGATCAATCACCGGAAACTTTGTCGGGAGAAGGGCAGTCAGCCGTTTGTTTTTGTCGCACGGAAGCGAGGCGACGAGGTCTATCCCCTGCTCCTCCAAAATGTTGAGAACTATTTCTTCGTTCATAACTCCGGCACCTCATCTGCATTCACCGTGAACGCCACCGGAACCCTGCTGAGCGAAAAGTCTTCGCGGGCTCTCGCATAACCGCCGCCGGTAATATTCAGTGTAATTGTTGAACTGCGATCAACTGCACCGCTCTCGACAGCCGAGATCAGGGCTGCTGTTGCAACCTCTGCTGCAGGATCGAGATCAATACCGCAC
Coding sequences within:
- the comE gene encoding sulfopyruvate decarboxylase subunit beta — translated: MNEEIVLNILEEQGIDLVASLPCDKNKRLTALLPTKFPVIDLAREEDGVGICAGAYLGGRKPIMSIQSSGLGNMMNALMSLSRTYDLPLPILASWRGVYCEAICAQIPFNEPLPRMLDVYTIPYRIFSTAEDLKNLGEVIQGAYEMQTPFVALIKPSCWEPEESVTISYPRRVVPAKSLTLSGYADPQMLRLDAIRVIAEFADEDTLVVSNIGVPSKELYATKDRDGNFYMLGSYMQASAIGLGCAVACPKKRVIVIDGDGSLLGSAVLPVVAACGTSNLTIVALDNGAFGSTGNQISPAYATADLGVLALGAGIQSVERVGSSEELRNALERGVSFVHVPLRPGNSASPNIPLKPAEIRERFMRFCRR